Within Deinococcus sp. YIM 134068, the genomic segment CGGGGGTGGTGGAACTGGCCGAGGGGGTGGAGATGGTGATGCCGGGCGATAACGTGACCTTCACGGTGGAACTGATCAAGCCCATCGCGATGGAAGAGGGCCTGCGCTTCGCCATCCGCGAGGGTGGCCGCACCGTCGGTGCCGGCGTCGTCACAAAAGTTTTGCAGTGAAGCGATTCAACCGGGAGGGGGAGGCCAAAAGGTCCTCCCCTTTCTTCTTGGCGTCGCAAGGGTGGACACTAGCCGCCCGACTGCCTATACTCGGAATATTGCCCGCCCCCGAAGGCGGGTTTTTACCAGCGACTGCGGCGCAAGGGTCGGCGGGCTGGGAGCACGGCCCCGCGCAACATGCGGGAACGCGCGAAAGGAGCAGCACATGGCGAAGGACGGACCGCGCATCATCGTGAAGATGGAGAGCACCGCAGGCACGGGCTTCTACTACACGACCACCAAGAACCGCCGTAACACGCAGGCCAAGATGGAACTGCGGAAGTATGACCCCGTGGCGAAGAAGCACGTCGTCTTCAAGGAGAAGAAGGTCTGAGACCTCCGCCGGGCCGCCCCCACGTGCCCGGCTCAGGTTTCGCCTTTCGTCTCCTCTGAAGGTGAACGTATGAAGATCATTCAGTATTTGCGGGACTCCCGCACCGAGCTGGCCCGTGTGACGTGGCCGACGCGCCAGGGCGTCATCGAGGGCACGCAGGCCGTGCTGGTCTTCGTCGTGGCGCTGACGCTGATCGTGTTCGCGATGGATTCCCTCTTCGGAGCGGTCGTGCAGGCGGTGTTGCGATGAGCATCGAGTGGTACGCCGTCCACACCTACGTCGGCCAGGAAGACCGCGTGCAGCAGCATCTGATGGAACGCGCCCGGCGGCTGGGAATGCACCACACCAAAATCTTCCAGGTGCTGCAACCCGAGGAAAAGGCCGTCGAGATTCAGGAGGGCGGCAAGAAGGTCGAGGTGCGGCGCAAGCTCTTCCCCGGCTACGTCTTCGTGCAGATGGACGTGGAGGACGACGACTCGCCCGGCGAACTCGGCGAGTCGTGGGAGGTCGTGCGCGGCACGAACGGCGTGACAGGTTTCGTCGGCACGGCGACTCGCCCGGTGCCCCTCTCCCCCGACGAGGTGCAGCGTCTGCTCACCTCCGTGGGCGTGGTGGCACAGCCCCAGCAGGAAGAAGCGCCGCGCGTCAAGGTCAATCTCAAGCCGGGCGACATGGTGCGCGTGACGGGTGGCCCCTTCGCCGACTTCAGCGGCGTCATCAGCGAGGTCAATGCCCCGCAGGCGAAGGTCAAGGTGCTCGTCAGCATCTTTGGCCGCGAGACGCCCGTCGAACTCGACTTCGCGCAGGTCGCCAAGTAGATCGGCGCAGGGTGGGGTTGGCAGCCGCCCTCCCACCCCTGTACAATACTAAAGTTGCTGTCGCGACGGTCCTCACGCTCCATCCTCGCGGCGGAACTTAGCGCCAGCACCCCACTCCTTTTGCAAGGACTTGGGGGAGCTAAGGAGAGAACAGCATGGCAAAGAAAGTTACCGGAATCGTGAAGTTGCAACTCCCAGCGGGCAAGGCGACGCCCGCCCCGCCCGTAGGTCCCGCGCTCGGCCAGTACGGCGCGAACATCATGGGCTTCACGAAGGAGTTCAATGCGGCCACCGCCGACAAGGGTGACGCGATCATCCCGGTCGAGATCACCATCTACGCGGACCGCTCCTTCACCTTCATCACGAAGACGCCGCCCATGAGCTACCTGATCCGCAAGGCGGCGGGGCTGCAAAAGGGCAGCGCCACCCCCAACAAGGCGAAGGTCGGCAAGCTGAACTGGGATCAGGTGCTGGAGATCGCCCGGACCAAGATGCCCGACCTGAACGCCGGGAGCGTCGAGGCCGCCGCGAACACCGTGGCGGGCACCGCCCGGAGCATGGGCGTGACCATCGAGGGGGCACCCCATGCCTAAGCACGGCAAGCGTTACCGCGCGCTCACCGGGAAGGTGGACCGCGCCCGGCAGTACACCATCGACGAGGCCGCCGCGCTCGTGAAGGACCTCGCCACCGCGAAGTTCGACGAGACGGTGGAGGTTCACTTCCGCCTCGGCATCGACCCGCGCAAGAGTGACCAGAACGTGCGCGGCACCGTCTCCCTGCCGCACGGCACGGGCCGTGCCGTGCGCGTCGCCGTGATCACGAAGGGCGACAACGTGGCGGCGGCTGAGTCGGCGGGTGCCGATGTGGTCGGCGGCGACGAGCTGATCGAGCGCATCGCGGGCGGCTTCATGGAGTTCGACGCCGTGGTGGCGACGCCTGACATGATGGCGCAGGTCGGCCAGAAGCTCGCGCGCCTGCTCGGGCCGCGCGGCCTGCTGCCCAACCCCAAGAGCGGCACCGTCGGCCCTGACGTGACCGGCATGGTGCGCGGTCTCAAGGCGGGCCGCATCG encodes:
- the secE gene encoding preprotein translocase subunit SecE, producing MKIIQYLRDSRTELARVTWPTRQGVIEGTQAVLVFVVALTLIVFAMDSLFGAVVQAVLR
- the nusG gene encoding transcription termination/antitermination protein NusG, encoding MSIEWYAVHTYVGQEDRVQQHLMERARRLGMHHTKIFQVLQPEEKAVEIQEGGKKVEVRRKLFPGYVFVQMDVEDDDSPGELGESWEVVRGTNGVTGFVGTATRPVPLSPDEVQRLLTSVGVVAQPQQEEAPRVKVNLKPGDMVRVTGGPFADFSGVISEVNAPQAKVKVLVSIFGRETPVELDFAQVAK
- the rplA gene encoding 50S ribosomal protein L1; the encoded protein is MPKHGKRYRALTGKVDRARQYTIDEAAALVKDLATAKFDETVEVHFRLGIDPRKSDQNVRGTVSLPHGTGRAVRVAVITKGDNVAAAESAGADVVGGDELIERIAGGFMEFDAVVATPDMMAQVGQKLARLLGPRGLLPNPKSGTVGPDVTGMVRGLKAGRIEFRNDKTGVVHAPIGKASFDPANLSANYQALLGALEAAKPGAAKGVYLRSAHLTSTMGPSIPLTLGSQA
- the rpmG gene encoding 50S ribosomal protein L33; translated protein: MAKDGPRIIVKMESTAGTGFYYTTTKNRRNTQAKMELRKYDPVAKKHVVFKEKKV
- the rplK gene encoding 50S ribosomal protein L11, giving the protein MAKKVTGIVKLQLPAGKATPAPPVGPALGQYGANIMGFTKEFNAATADKGDAIIPVEITIYADRSFTFITKTPPMSYLIRKAAGLQKGSATPNKAKVGKLNWDQVLEIARTKMPDLNAGSVEAAANTVAGTARSMGVTIEGAPHA